The proteins below come from a single bacterium HR11 genomic window:
- the bphA3 gene encoding Biphenyl 2,3-dioxygenase, ferredoxin component: MSRWVKVTTLDALQEDDVPYPFDVDGEPVVVIRKGREVYALRDVCTHMEYPLHDGRVEDYVIECAYHGARFDIRTGEVLALPAFVPVQAYPVRLEGREVWIDLEPE; this comes from the coding sequence ATGAGCCGGTGGGTGAAGGTCACGACATTGGATGCGCTCCAGGAAGACGACGTGCCGTATCCCTTTGACGTGGACGGCGAGCCCGTCGTGGTCATCCGGAAGGGAAGGGAGGTCTATGCCCTGCGGGACGTCTGTACCCACATGGAGTATCCCCTGCACGACGGTAGGGTCGAGGACTACGTGATCGAATGCGCCTACCACGGCGCTCGTTTTGACATCCGGACCGGCGAGGTCCTGGCCCTCCCGGCCTTCGTCCCCGTGCAGGCGTATCCCGTCCGCCTGGAGGGCCGAGAGGTCTGGATCGACCTCGAACCGGAGTAG
- the sufS gene encoding Cysteine desulfurase SufS has translation MQETRPAVGLDPRVIRADFPIFRREVHGRRLVYLDNAATSQRPQAVIDAVRQFYECFNANIHRAVHTLSHEATVAYEEAHKKVARFIGARSWREIVFVRNATEAMNLVAHAWGLWNLREGDEVVLTIMEHHSNIVPWHFLRKFRGIRLHFVDVDDRGRLRLDQYYELLERPRVRLAAFTMASNVLGTVNPVQEMVRAARERGIVTLIDAAQGAPHLPIDVQALGCDFLAVSGHKMLGPTGIGFLYAREEVLQTMEPFLYGGDMISRVTTEGAEWNELPWKYEAGTPHIAGGIGLGAAVDYLMHLGMDRVYEHERRLLAYALERLQTVPGIRLYGPEEGPRVGVISFTFEKAHPHDVAHILDEHGVAVRSGHHCAQPLMRRLGMDNTVRASFYIYNDEEDVDVLVEALQKVVRIFKIR, from the coding sequence ATGCAGGAGACTCGACCGGCGGTGGGATTGGATCCCCGAGTCATCCGGGCCGACTTCCCCATCTTTCGTCGGGAAGTCCACGGCCGCCGCCTCGTATACCTGGACAATGCGGCGACCAGCCAGCGGCCCCAGGCGGTCATCGACGCCGTCCGCCAGTTTTACGAGTGCTTCAACGCCAACATCCATCGGGCCGTCCACACCCTGAGCCACGAGGCGACGGTTGCATACGAGGAGGCCCACAAGAAGGTCGCCCGCTTTATCGGCGCTCGGTCGTGGCGGGAAATCGTTTTCGTCCGCAACGCCACGGAGGCGATGAACCTGGTCGCCCACGCCTGGGGCCTGTGGAACCTGCGGGAGGGCGACGAGGTCGTCCTGACGATCATGGAGCACCACTCGAACATCGTGCCGTGGCACTTTCTCCGGAAGTTCCGGGGCATTCGCCTCCACTTCGTGGACGTCGATGACCGGGGCCGGCTCCGGCTCGACCAGTACTATGAGTTACTCGAGCGGCCGCGCGTGCGCCTGGCCGCCTTCACGATGGCCTCCAACGTCCTGGGGACGGTCAACCCTGTCCAGGAGATGGTCCGGGCGGCCCGGGAACGGGGCATCGTGACGCTGATCGATGCGGCCCAGGGGGCGCCGCACCTTCCCATCGACGTGCAGGCCCTGGGATGTGATTTCTTGGCCGTATCGGGCCACAAGATGCTGGGTCCGACGGGGATCGGCTTCCTGTATGCCCGAGAGGAAGTGCTTCAGACGATGGAGCCCTTCCTGTACGGGGGCGACATGATTTCGAGGGTCACGACGGAGGGCGCCGAGTGGAACGAGCTCCCGTGGAAGTACGAAGCCGGCACGCCCCACATCGCCGGGGGGATCGGCCTGGGCGCTGCCGTCGATTACCTGATGCATCTGGGGATGGACCGGGTCTATGAGCACGAGCGCCGTCTTCTGGCCTATGCCCTGGAGCGTCTCCAGACCGTCCCGGGCATTCGCCTGTACGGTCCCGAGGAGGGCCCCCGTGTGGGCGTCATCTCGTTTACCTTCGAGAAAGCGCACCCTCACGACGTGGCCCACATCCTGGACGAGCACGGCGTCGCCGTCCGGTCCGGCCATCACTGCGCCCAGCCCCTGATGCGCCGCCTCGGGATGGACAACACGGTCCGGGCCAGCTTTTACATTTACAATGACGAGGAAGACGTGGACGTCCTCGTCGAGGCCCTCCAGAAGGTCGTCCGCATCTTCAAAATCCGGTGA
- the sufU gene encoding Zinc-dependent sulfurtransferase SufU codes for MSLYESEAYEYLLDHYENPRNYGTLEDADISYEEGNPSCGDVIRIDVRTQEGRIADIRFSGKGCVISQASASILTELVKGKTLEEVKQMTKDDVLQALGIPISAMRLKCALLGLKVLKAGLYGIHRWPDEE; via the coding sequence ATGAGCCTGTACGAAAGCGAGGCTTACGAATACCTCCTGGACCACTACGAGAATCCGCGAAACTACGGGACCCTGGAGGACGCCGACATCTCTTACGAAGAGGGCAATCCATCATGCGGGGACGTGATCCGCATCGACGTCCGGACCCAAGAAGGCCGTATCGCCGACATCCGGTTTTCCGGCAAAGGTTGCGTCATCAGTCAGGCGTCGGCTTCGATCCTGACCGAGCTCGTCAAGGGCAAGACCCTCGAAGAGGTCAAGCAGATGACGAAGGACGACGTCCTCCAGGCCCTGGGGATCCCTATCAGCGCCATGCGGCTGAAGTGTGCCCTCTTGGGCCTGAAGGTCTTGAAGGCCGGCCTGTACGGCATCCACCGTTGGCCGGACGAGGAGTAG